Proteins encoded within one genomic window of Meriones unguiculatus strain TT.TT164.6M chromosome 20, Bangor_MerUng_6.1, whole genome shotgun sequence:
- the LOC132649586 gene encoding igE-binding protein-like — protein MGFTQSVVTTLGAVLKQRDINIAHRTLKNFVKEADRVAPWYACSGSLTVASWNKLGKDLDRHLANNDLRLGTKAIWKLVKNCLEDDNCKRAVDEGQVALEEVQDSMSETENSERLGARKKKDTHKNKKAKDPPKKGERPHGLYPVKELKALNLDSSESSSPSTSDAETLDSEEEAELDEEAAKYEEERYYPDERGINKKLPRTSHPRTVPTAPPPYEARSPNFSFVPDKVRKKIQMTFPVFKTENGGRMHVPVDYNQLKELAESVRKYGVNANFTLVQLDRLANNALTPVDWPMVAKAALPNMGQCMEWRALWFEAAQTQAGANAYALTPEQRDWTFDLLTGQGRFTADQTNYHWGAYVQISQTAIKAWKALSRKGEANRQLTKIVQGPQESFSGFVARMTEAAGRIFGDIEQVEPFIEQLIFEQATQECRAAIAPRKNKGLQDWLRVCRDLGGPLTNAGLAAAILQSQKRPDGKTNQRTCYNCGKPGHFKKDCKNSNRRGETPTLCKHCGKGYHKASQCRSVRDVQWRLH, from the exons ATGGGATTCACGCAATCGGTTGTAACCACACTCGGGGCAGTCTTAAAACAACGGGACATTAACATAGCACACAGAACCCTTAAGAACTTTGTAAAAGAGGCGGATCGGGTGGCTCCCTGGTACGCATGTTCAGGGTCCCTCACAGTTGCATCATGGAATAAGTTAGGCAAAGATCTTGATCGCCACCTAGCGAACAATGACTTGAGATTGGGCACCAAGGCAATCTGGAAACTTGTTAAGAACTGCTTAGAAGATGATAATTGCAAAAGGGCGGTTGATGAAGGACAGGTCGCCCTCGAGGAAGTTCaggacagcatgtcagaaaccgAAAACAGTGAGAGGTTGGGTGCGCGCAAGAAAAAGGatacccataaaaacaaaaaagctaaggACCCTCCAAAAAAAGGA GAAAGACCACATGGACTCTATCCTGTAAAGGAGCTAAAAGCACTGAACCTCGACAGTTCTGAGAGCTCCAGCCCCAGTACCTCTGACGCAGAGACTCTTGATTCAGAGGAGGAGGCTGAACTAGATGAAGAAGCGGCCAAATATGAggaggagagatactatccagATGAGCGAGGGATAAATAAAAAACTCCCTCGCACCTCTCATCCTCGAACAGTGCCTACTGCACCTCCGCCTTACGAGGCACGATCTCCAAATTTTTCTTTTGTGCCAGATAAGGTTAGAAAAAAGATTCAAATGACCTTTCctgttttcaaaacagaaaatggaggaagaatGCATGTGCCCGTAGATTACAATCAATTAAAAGAATTGGCTGAATCAGTCCGCAAATATGGAGTTAATGCAAATTTTACTTTGGTGCAATTAGATAGACTTGCCAATAATGCGTTAACTCCTGTTGATTGGCCAATGGTGGCAAAGGCCGCCCTCCCAAATATGGGTCAATGCATGGAATGGAGAGCCCTCTGGTTTGAGGCTGCCCAAACACAAGCTGGAGCAAATGCCTATGCTCTTACCCCTGAACAGAGAGATTGGACCTTTGATCTGTTGACAGGCCAAGGACGCTTTACCGCAGACCAAACAAATTATCATTGGGGAGCTTATGTTCAAATTTCTCAAACGGCCATTAAGGCCTGGAAGGCGTTATCTcgtaaaggagaggccaataggCAGCTTACAAAGATTGTACAAGGACCTCAAGAGTCATTTTCAGgttttgtggccagaatgacggaGGCCGCAGGGCGCATTTTTGGAGATATAGAACAAGTTGAACCTTTTATTGAACAGCTGATATTTGAACAAGCTACTCAAGAATGTAGGGCAGCCATAGCCCCCAGAAAGAACAAGGGATTACAAGATTGGCTCAGAGTGTGCAGAGACCTCGGAGGACCGCTTACCAATGCGGGACTAGCGGCTGCTATCCTCCAATCTCAAAAACGTCCAGATGGTAAGACCAACCAGAGGACTTGCTATAACTGTGGCAAACctggacattttaaaaaagattgcaAAAATTCAAATAGGAGGGGGGAAACACCGACCCTCTGCAAACATTGTGGCAAAGGATATCATAAAGCTAGTCAATGCCGCTCAGTGAGAGACGTCcagtggagactccat